The following proteins come from a genomic window of Ictalurus furcatus strain D&B chromosome 14, Billie_1.0, whole genome shotgun sequence:
- the LOC128618242 gene encoding DNA-binding protein RFX7, with product MLKLAPPPPPPPPPPPPPSPPPPCNNLTVMADDQQQQPGQLQQGALSGPASLPSALLSGLQGTEATALHYDKIKNSICKSVQSKVDSILQDVEKFTDIEKLYLYLKLPSGPSSGNDKRTENQRGSTSPATCDQNSTSSSRTQQMYAFNWIRNHLEEHPETSLPKQEVYDEYKSYCDNLGYHALSAADFGKIMKNVFPNMKARRLGMRGKSKYCYSGLRKKAFVHMPSLPNLDLHKAGDGCELLEPTGQSPSAEDEMRSAACGLVCEWAQKVLSRQFDSVEDLARFLLNSHYIGTKSMAALTVMTGTPTGVKTPTPASAFVPTGDTNSFQPQMKTLPSPSVDTKQQLQRKIQKKQQEQKLTSPLPGDAQTRRAEAGTPGPGSSLASGSPALLSSQPAIGIVVAAVPSPITVQRNRQLMTSPSPVTTTEGKVLPVNFQVVAQSVKQSPKTPQNIPASPVGDRLARHRYAQILPKPSATSGITLRSPPTLLITNSPIKTVMPTPHVSSVNVVKMTAISLTPNNSGGSNTPTPLRPASAGISSTVSHEESNQIQQAQNGSSAILQSSGAGRVCRPATTPIPSISSISEVKVTSEAVNDSNSSAGAEKQSTGPGSNIGQKNERATKYRASSEPSLLVKASPVPERVARAKSDSATPPSTIIGAAVPISNNSSVHQESTLYLTVMNQNADIGSNDTASPTGQSPKDAGLGLKSPRKRSASVLESHAIPVKRVFISQQSLDASNNPKPSLVIATKKIQRPGTPARPESAPCKVTLKQNSLPTQILALSDTPIGNTSQIIISSQSSSQVEHGDSSAGISPTHIGSCNSTSSDQTLLQHIVSQHQVTIAISQEASAVSELKSSLQDYSQQIQAEQKQVTVSHLPLMAQPTEASSQLTLQQDIVDFDGAQASIDYFPFNDDDMTQDSIVEELVQMEEQMKLNSSLQPYLTSLDIPLPGQSAQSTILSSHQTGTQFYHSAHSSTTPVHTPTPTPTPTPTPTPTPTSEILPGGHSLTRESPCCRVAPITPVDGILGGRHTPISTPLSNCSSSVPPSPVECRNPFAFTPINSNITGYHDGSVVSSSPVKPMQRPMATHPDKAKLDWINNRYNSTSGSPSVSNSNAIGILPSYQDLVEDHFRKPHAFAKPGQSFQSQSRHQDGHLGRLTAVSPVQQGQQAVENKQESFAVPAPLDNKVTACTSGSGGGTFRCRSVSPAVRQRNLSGTSVQTNPTPRSAVSPFNSPITSEVLSILSNSHSVVTANSMAQRSQSVPLSIMMQSEMLPIGQQGQQSNSAKITSVLLSKMDADVDDTVRGLGVNNMPSKYTARMNLTQILETTQAFPEGTNHHGQQLSVCSSPIQFDFQKPGFLISTEDESITFSSDDQAQSGSRLQQEQQLQLQDQQLELQDQQLLQDQQLQLQEQPLQLQDQQLELQDQHLQLQHQQLQLQDQQQLQHDPDLSQQQLLSQSSQQDEEQQQQEQLDFNSTVKDLLGEDGLNPSSQLVGQVASELSAVASDFSSEIRLTSDLSGSINDLNTLDPNLLFDPSQQQDQYEDATLEELKNDPLFQQICSDTVNSAGFDWLENKDQPTVEMLG from the exons ATGTTAAAGCTCgcaccccctcctcctcctcctccaccaccaccaccacctccttctcctcctcctccctgcAACAATCTCACCGTGATGGCCGATGATCAACAACAGCAACCTGGTCAGCTGCAGCAGGGTGCTCTCTCCGGACCGGCGTCTCTCCCCAGCGCGCTGTTGTCAGGGCTACAGGGCACCGAGGCCACCGCGCTGCACTACGACAAGATCAAGAACTCGATCTG CAAATCTGTACAATCAAAAGTGGACAGCATTTTG CAAGATGTTGAGAAGTTTACAGACATTGAAAAACTCTACCTCTACCTTAAGTTGCCTTCTGGTCCCAGCAGTGGTAATGACAAAAG GACTGAAAATCAGAGGGGGTCTACAAGTCCTGCAACATG TGACCAGAATTCCACGTCATCCAGTCGGACCCAACAGATGTACGCTTTCAACTGGATTCGGAATCACTTAGAGGAGCATCCGGAGACCTCACTGCCAAAACAAGAGGTGTATGATGAGTACAA GAGCTATTGTGACAATCTTGGCTACCATGCTCTAAGTGCGGCTGATTTTGGAAAGATCATGAAAAATGTCTTTCCAAACATGAAAGCACGTCGCCTTGGAATGCGAGGAAAATCTAA ATACTGTTATAGTGGACTGCGAAAAAAAGCTTTTGTGCATATGCCATCTTTGCCCAACCTGGACTTGCATAAAGCAGGAGATGGG TGTGAGCTGTTGGAGCCAACCGGTCAGTCTCCCAGTGCTGAGGATGAGATGCGTTCTGCAGCCTGTGgcttggtgtgtgaatgggcacAGAAAGTTCTGAGCCGCCAGTTTGACAGTGTGGAGGATTTAGCGCGCTTTCTACTCAACAGCCACTACATTGGCACTAAATCCATGGCTGCACTAACTGTTATGACTGGAACCCCAACAG GTGTTAAAACGCCCACCCCGGCCTCTGCGTTTGTGCCAACTGGTGACACCAACTCCTTCCAGCCCCAAATGAAGACTCTCCCTTCACCCTCTGTAGATACCAAGCAACAGCTACAGCGAAAGATTCAGAAGAAACAGCAAGAACAGAAACTTACTTCTCCATTGCCAGGTGATGCGCAAACCAGAAGAGCTGAAGCCGGCACCCCAGGCCCTGGGTCTAGTCTCGCCTCTGGAAGTCCAGCTTTGTTGTCCTCACAGCCTGCAATAGGTATTGTGGTGGCTGCAGTACCAAGCCCTATCACG gttCAGAGGAATAGACAGTTGATGACTTCTCCAAGTCCAGTTACGACAACAGAGGGAAAAGTATTACCAGTGAATTTCCAAGTGGTGGCCCAGTCTGTTAAGCAGTCCCCTAAAACTCCGCAGAATATTCCTGCCAGTCCTGTTGGTGATAGGTTAGCCAGGCACAGATATGCCCAGATTCTCCCCAAACCCTCTGCCACAAGTGGCATAACTCTTCGTTCCCCCCCAACACTCCTTATTACTAACAGCCCTATAAAAACAGTGATGCCCACTCCACATGTCAGCTCAGTTAACGTTGTCAAGATGACTGCTATATCATTGACCCCTAACAATAGTGGTGGTAGCAACACTCCAACACCATTACGACCTGCTTCAGCTGGTATCAGTAGCACTGTTTCCCATGAAGAGTCTAACCAAATTCAGCAAGCTCAGAACGGCAGCTCAGCTATTCTGCAGTCATCTGGAGCTGGAAGAGTGTGTCGTCCTgccacaaccccaattccatcCATTTCCTCCATTAGTGAAGTCAAGGTAACATCTGAAGCTGTGAATGATAGTAACTCCTCTGCTGGTGCAGAAAAGCAGAGCACTGGACCAGGGAGCAATATTGGGCAAAAGAACGAGAGGGCCACTAAATATAGGGCTTCCAGTGAACCTTCTCTTCTTGTCAAGGCATCCCCAGTGCCTGAAAGAGTTGCTAGAGCCAAAAGTGACTCTGCAACACCTCCAAGTACAATCATAGGGGCAGCTGTCCCAATTAGCAATAACAGCAGTGTTCATCAGGAGAGTACTTTGTATCTGACTGTTATGAATCAGAATGCTGACATTGGATCTAATGACACAGCTTCCCCAACTGGCCAGTCACCAAAAGATGCTGGTCTTGGATTGAAAAGTCCTCGAAAGCGCTCTGCTTCTGTTTTGGAGTCTCATGCAATCCCAGTTAAGAGGGTGTTCATATCCCAGCAGTCTTTGGATGCCAGTAACAATCCTAAACCTAGTCTCGTTATAGCCACAAAGAAGATACAGAGGCCAGGAACTCCTGCGAGACCAGAGAGTGCTCCATGTAAAGTTACTCTAAAACAGAATTCCCTTCCAACCCAAATCCTGGCACTTTCGGATACACCAATTGGAAACACTTCTCAGATTATTATAAGTTCTCAGAGTTCTTCACAGGTTGAGCATGGGGACAGCTCTGCTGGAATAAGCCCTACTCATATAGGCTCTTGTAATAGCACATCATCTGATCAAACTTTATTGCAACATATTGTGAGCCAGCACCAAGTTACCATTGCCATTTCTCAGGAGGCATCTGCTGTGAGTGAGCTGAAGAGCTCGTTACAAGACTACTCTCAACAAATACAGGCAGAGCAAAAGCAGGTAACTGTTAGCCACTTGCCATTGATGGCCCAACCTACTGAAGCATCTTCTCAGTTGACTCTCCAGCAAGACATTGTTGACTTTGATGGAGCTCAAGCCAGCATAGACTATTTCCCCTTCAATGATGATGACATGACACAAGATAGCATAGTAGAAGAGTTGGTGCAGATGGAGGAGCAAATGAAGCTGAATAGCAGTCTACAGCCTTACCTTACTTCTCTTGATATACCCTTACCAGGCCAGTCAGCTCAAAGCACCATCCTTTCCTCTCACCAGACTGGCACTCAGTTCTACCATTCTGCACATAGTAGCACCACTCCAGTACACACTCCAACCCCCACACCAACTCCAACACCGACACCAACTCCAACCCCTACCTCTGAAATATTGCCAGGGGGCCACAGCTTGACCAGGGAAAGTCCTTGCTGTAGAGTGGCACCTATTACCCCAGTCGATGGGATTTTAGGTGGTCGACATACACCTATTAGCACTCCATTGTCCAACTGCAGCAGTAGTGTCCCACCAAGTCCTGTTGAATGCCGTAATCCCTTTGCATTTACCCCCATTAACTCCAACATAACAGGTTATCATGATGGCAGTGTAGTGTCTAGTAGCCCAGTCAAGCCCATGCAGAGACCAATGGCCACTCACCCAGACAAGGCCAAGCTGGATTGGATTAACAATAGATATAACAGCACTTCAGGTTCACCATCAGTTTCCAACAGTAATGCCATTGGAATCCTTCCAAGCTATCAGGACCTGGTGGAGGACCACTTTCGTAAGCCACATGCATTTGCTAAACCAGGGCAGTCTTTTCAGTCTCAATCCAGGCACCAGGATGGGCATTTGGGTCGATTAACAGCTGTGTCACCCGTACAACAAGGACAACAGGCGGTGGAGAACAAGCAAGAAAGTTTTGCTGTGCCAGCACCATTAGACAATAAAGTTACAGCTTGTACATCTGGGAGCGGAGGTGGAACCTTTAGGTGTCGCAGTGTGAGCCCTGCTGTTCGTCAGCGCAATCTAAGTGGCACGTCTGTGCAAACTAACCCTACCCCAAGATCTGCTGTTTCACCATTCAATTCTCCCATAACCTCAGAGGTTCTTAGCATTCTTTCCAACAGTCATTCAGTGGTCACGGCCAACAGCATGGCCCAAAGGAGCCAGTCAGTACCACTAAGCATCATGATGCAGTCTGAGATGTTGCCAATTGGCCAGCAGGGACAGCAAAGTAATAGTGCCAAGATCACCAGTGTGCTCCTGAGCAAAATGGACGCAGATGTGGATGATACAGTGCGTGGGTTGGGTGTTAATAATATGCCCTCCAAGTACACAGCCCGGATGAACCTGACACAGATCTTGGAGACTACACAGGCCTTCCCAGAAGGCACTAACCATCATGGTCAACAGCTATCTGTCTGTTCAAGCCCTATACAGTTTGACTTCCAGAAGCCTGGTTTCCTCATAAGCACTGAAGATGAATCAATTACTTTTTCTAGTGATGACCAAGCACAATCAGGCTCTCGGCTACAACAAGAGCAGCAGCTTCAACTACAGGATCAACAGTTGGAACTACAGGATCAACAACTGTTGCAAGATCAACAGTTGCAACTTCAGGAACAACCATTGCAACTCCAGGACCAACAATTGGAATTACAAGACCAACATTTACAACTGCAACACCAACAACTGCAGCTACAAGACCAACAGCAGCTACAACATGATCCAGACCTCAGCCAGCAGCAGTTGCTGTCTCAATCCTCACAACAGGATGaggaacagcagcagcaggagcaaCTGGACTTTAACAGCACCGTCAAGGATCTCTTGGGAGAGGATGGCCTCAATCCCAGCTCACAATTGGTTGGGCAGGTGGCATCAGAACTCAGCGCAGTAGCATCTGACTTTTCTAGTGAAATCCGTTTGACTTCTGACCTTTCTGGTAGCATCAATGACCTGAACACTTTGGATCCCAACCTTTTGTTTGATCCAAGTCAGCAACAGGACCAATATGAAGACGCCACACTGGAGGAGCTGAAGAACGACCCGTTGTTTCAGCAGATATGCAGTGACACTGTGAATTCTGCTGGATTTGACTGGTTGGAGAACAAAGACCAACCAACAGTAGAAATGTTGGGTTAG